CTCTgtctttatacatatttttaaaaatacccaggGGTTTTATTGCTAACTCTGATTGGGCACCACAGGGTTCATTCTTACCTTTACCTCCTTTCCTTGCTTGTTATTTCTTTCTCAGACAGTCAGAAACATGGCTCTTGTTATGTCTAGTAGTTTATTATTTGTTCAACCCTAGTATACACAGaaagtagtttcagaattgctaactcATACCCCTTTGAGAAAGAAATTTGCCAACTTGAGTAGGGCGTTTGTGGACAGTTTTTTGTCTTTAGCCTTCAGTTTCCATTAAAACACTGCTTTCCAGAGTTATTTTGGTTGGCTCCTTTCTTTCTCACTCCCTTCAGTGTGgttatgtaagtattttgtaacACAGTTACAGTTGGATTCCGTTGTCATAGCCTGCATTCCAATTTGAGTCCTTCTCATAACTTGGTTAATAGTTTAAATTTTACATACAGTGACATCCACTCATTGTGATCCACAGTTCTGtagatttttaataaatgcaaCGAGTTGTGTATCACCACCATAGTTCCATACAGAATAGCTCCCTTACCCCGTAAATTCTCTTATTCTGCCCCTTTATAGTCAAACCCTATTCCCAGATCcaaccccaggcaaccactgatctgtgtTCCATctttatagttttcctttttttctagaaCATCATATAAAAGAAACCACATGGTATGTAGTCTTCTGTGTCCAGCTGCTTTCTTCCGCTTAGCATAAtgatttttgagattcatccaagtggTTTTCGGTATCAGTATTTACCTCGTTTTTATTGtggagtagtatcccattgtatagatATTATACAATTGTAGATATCATACAATTTGTTTAACTATTTACATGTTGGCAGACATTTGCACTCCTTCCCGTCTTTACTAGTATGAAGAAATTGCTATGCATATTTACGTCTGggtctttgtatggacatgtgTTGTTACTGCTCTTGAGTAAATAATTAAGAGTGGGagtgctggatcttatggtaggtaaatgtttcactttataagaaatgtccatttttccaaagcagctgtactATTTTGTATTCTGACCAGCAATTTCATGAGTCCGAGTTGcttcacatcttcaccagcatttggtattgtctaCCTATTAAATTTTAGCATTCTAATAGGtataataggtgtgtagtggtatcttactatggttttaatatgcatttcattgataactaatgatgttgaacatcttttcacggaCTTATTGTCAATCATGTATCTTTGGTGAAGtgcctgttcaaatcttttgacCATTTAAAGGTAAGATTGTTTGTTTGATGATTACCAAGTTGtaaaggtacttttttttttcctggatataagtcctttatcagatatatgttttgtaaagtttttttccagtctgtttcttgtctttttcttaacAAGTGTTCTctaagaataaaagtttttcattttgatgaagagtaatttattaattttttctttgatattttgtacattttgagTCCTatctaaaaaaatatttaccTAACTCAgagcaaagattttctcctgtgtttttgtCTGGTAGTTTTGTAGCTGTATTTCTTACTTTTAGCTCTATGATCCATTTTGCTTTAACTTACTAAATTGTGTAAggtaaagaattaaatttttttttgtttttgtattttacaaaTGGATATACAGTTCTACCTTATTTGTTGAGAAtattatcctttctccattgaattatttttagaattctgTCAAAGATCGATTGTATATATTTTGGACTCTCTGTctcattgatctatatgtctatttttatgccaatagAACACTTTAGtgattattatatttttgtattgtctagaaattaaatattataagtcctcaactttgtttttctttgtcacttttttttttttttttttggctatctaagtcttttccatttccatgtaaactttagaatcagcttgtcaattccACAAAAAAACCTGGTGGAtccctcataccatatacaaaaataaactcgaaatggcttaaagacttaaacataagacaagacactataaacttcctagaagaaaacacaggcaaaatattttctgacataaatctcagcaatgttcttctagggcagtctacccaggcaatagaaatacaaggaaaaataaacaaatggacttaattaaacataagcttttgcacagcaaaggaaaccataagcaaaacaaaaagacaacctacagaatgggagaaaatatgtgcaaatgatacgactgacaagggcttaatttccagaatatacaaacaactcatataactcaataacaaaaaaacaaacaacccagttcaaaaatgggcagaagacctaaacaagcaattctcgagtgaagacatacaaacggacaacagacacatgaaaaaatgctcaatatcactaattatcaaagaaatgcaaatcaaaactacaatgagatatcacctcacaccagtcagaatggccatcattcaaaagtccatgaacaacaaatgctggagacggtgtggagaaaaggggaccctttacactgttggtaggaatgtagtttggtgcaactattatggaaaacagtatggaggttcctccaaaaactaaaaatagacttaccatatgacccagcaatcccactcctgggcatatatccagagagaagtctaatttgaaaagatccatcaccccaatgttcatagtagcactgaatacaatagccaagatatggaaataaactaaatgtccattaacagatgactggataaagaagtcatggtatatttatacaatggaattccactcagccataaaaaagaataaaataatgtcacttgccgcaacatggacggacctggagattgtcattctaagtgaagtaagccagaaagagaaagaaaaataccatatgatatcactctgtgtggaatctagaaagaaaagaaaaaaagaagacacaaatgaacttatctacaaaacagaaacagactcacagacataataaataaacttatggttagcaagggggaaagggggtgagaagagataaattgggagtttgacatttacaaatactaactactatatataaagtagataaacaagtttcttctgtatagcataggaaactatattcagtatcttgcagtaacctataatgaaaatgaatacatgtatgtatatgtatgactgaaatattatgctgtacatcagaaattgatacattgtaaactgactataaaaaaagataaaatcttaaaaaaacaacaacaaacccaaaccaaaccaaaacaaaagaacacaatACTTACTTAAAGGGTTTCTAGGAGGACTGGGGACAATGGAAACGGAGTGCCCAGGCTGTAGAAGATCTTAAATAAATAGGGTTATTGTTATGGTGAGTCCTTGATGTTAAACAACAGTAGCATTGTTGCTTAGGGCTCCCAACGCCATATAATCAAACTGACATTATATTCTTGAGTTCAGGGGACAATTGGCTACTCTTTTGGAGGAGCAGTAAATGTCAAAGGCTGATAGCTGTTGACATCCCCAAGGTGCGAGAGAGCCAGTCTCGAGGTTACAGTGTGTCCTGCCTTTGACAGACCAATGAAGCACGTCTTCAGAATGGCATTTTGTTGGCTATTCCTGAGGTGGCTTAGGTGGCCATCTAAGGTGGCTTAAAAATCCGGAAATAACACACGCAGGGGAAAAACCAGTGCAATAATAACACATTTTCCTTCCTTACTGTTAGCttccttgttttttctttctctgattcaGTGAATACCAACACAAGGATTATTAAATCTCCTGACATTTTCGTTTTCTTCCAAGAATGTATCTTCATGTCTGAGTAATTGTCATCACCTCCCCTGATGAGGGGGGGAAGAATGGGTACGTTCTGTGAGTCACGTCCACTGATTTTCAGGCCAAAGTTTCCCAGCATTCAGTGGAAGGCCGAGTCGTGTGGCGGAAAAAGTGGTAGCTGAGAACTCAGGACACTTGGGTTTGGTCTCCATCACCATTTCTGTCTGAATCTCTGTAAAAGGGGCCGATGGTTCTGCTTTAGTTTCCTCGTTTGTAAAGTGCATCAAGTCTGGCCTTGGGTATAAGCAAGCTTCGTTCGCACACCTTATAAGCGGTGACCCAAAAAGGACCCCGGCTTGAGCGCATAACTGGACTCCGCCCGGGTTGCGCCCGCGCTGGGCAGGCGGCTGCGGCGCCGCGTGGGGAACTGCGAGTTGCGCGCGCAGCGCCTCCGCCGCCTCCCGAACCCAGCGCCCCCGTTGCTAGGGGGACTGGGGCGACGCGCTTTCCGGCCCAGTCgtggcgcggcgcggcgcggcgcagCACAGCTGTCATGGCGGAGGCCGCCTGGAGCACTGACACCGGAGAGGCCGTGTATCGCTCCCGGGACCCCGTGCGCAACCTCCGCCTCCGGTAGTCGCATTGCCTCAGAGCTCCGTGCTTTTATGCTCTCAGATAATTGGAGCCTGAACTACAGTTCTCGGTTGTTCAGGACCCCTACTTCCGTTTGCAATCCTGACCTCTGCCCGGTCTGCCCGGGTCTCTCTCACTACCCGGAACCCTCTTCACTCACAGCTTCCAGACCCACCCTTTAAGGACCTTTCCTTTCCCACATTCCTCGGAGCCCTGTGTCCCCAGTGTACTTTCTCATCCTTACTCTTCTCTTTAGGACCCCGTGCCCCACTCACCTCCCTTTCTGTTGCCTTAGCCCTCCCCTCTACTGTGTTTTGTTTCCCCCGTTTTTGCTCTGTGTTTATCTCCTGGTTGTGTGTCTTGTAACGGGTATTTTGGGCTTCTCTTTCCCTGGCAGAGTCCACCTGCAAAGAATCACATCAAGCAACTACCTCCATTACCAGCCTGCTGCCCAGCCCGGAAAGGACCTCATAGACTTGGCCACTTTTAGGCCTCACCCAACCGCCAGTGGGTGTATGGTGGTGATGTGGCCCCTTGGGGATCTGGGGAAGGGCCTAGGGTGAGGTTACCTCTTAAGACAAAGTAGACCCAGGTCTGTAGTCTGAGGAAAGGCATAAAGAGGTTGGGtttcttgtccaaggtcacttgGCTGGTAAGTGTTGAAGCCAGGATTTGATCCCAGGCAGCTTAAACTACATTATGTTGCATAAAAATTGAATAAGTGTAATTCCTGCCATCAAGATACTGATCTGAATTGTGGTCAAATGTAGTGAAATAGCAAATACCATACTTTAGATATATTATAAATTTGCCTGTCAACCTAAATACcatttgtggcattttttttttcgaAGAAAGAATGCTCCAGGCTTGAACTACACTTATAAACCCTTTTCAAAACAATTTACAAATGGGGGTCTGCTTGGGAAATGTATATATTAACATCATTTTTACTCTTGCAGTTTTCCTTACCTGGGAAGCCAGAAAAGTGAGCAAGAAAGGACATTGTGTTCATGTTAGGTCACgtctctctctgcttttgttgTCTGTTCAGAAATATTTCTGAGCAAGAGTGTGAGCTGGTGGGTTGTGAAGCATGTATCTTTGAAGAAGGCATACTCAGCCAGGAGTATATGTATTAGgtttggttcttttaaaaaatcagttctttgcagggagggtacagcccatgcttagcgtgtatgagatcctgggtttgattcccagtacctccattaaaaaaaaaaaaaaaaagaaaatgggcaaaggatatgaatGTACAatccaaaaagaataaatactaacTGCAGACaagattttaaatgaaagttattcacctttccttttctttactaaTACTTAGTCTCTTAAGGTTACAGTGTTTGATTCTAGGTATATGGTTTCAGGAATAGTAAAGATAAAAACATCACAGTTTTTTTCTAGCAAATATTGACAGTTGGGATTGAGGAAGAGCCATTCAGCCTATTTCTAAATTTCAGTGCCTCACACTGAGTTAGAATAAATAATTCCTGGAAGGCATGACTTCCATTTATCCAGATTAGTGATTAAGACTTCTTGGGTCCTAATCTTGGCTTCCACACATATCCACAGCATCTCTAGAGTGAGTCTAGGGTGAGTGCTTAATAAACCAGTGAGTTCCAACAGGTTTTGTGGAAAATGTAAGAGCAGGGACTTTGGCTATAACCAACTACAGAGCAAGAAGTGGTGCTGGTTTGGCTCAAACAATTGACTCTCTGTTGTCTTTGGAGGTGGACACCGCCcagatgaagatgaagaggaggaggctgTGATTGGGTGGCAAGAGAAGCTCTTTAGCCAGGTGAGCCAGTGCCACGTGTCTGCTCAGTCTACCTCCACCCGGTCCACCTCCCACCTGGCTGGTAGCTGGGAAAGATTCTTGATCCATATCGCCAAACTAATTTCCAGAAGGTTGTAGCAGTTTTATACTTCCCACTGCTGTATTCATGGGGTCAGTGTAACATTATGCCTGCCACTACCCAGTTTTGTGATCCTGGCTAAGGCACTTTCCACCTCTGGGCCACAGAAAGAATTACTGTTTTGCTATGTCAATTCTGTAACAGTAGAGTTGAATTAGACTATCACTCTGGTTCCTTTTAGCTCTAATCTCCTTTGGATCCCCTGTCCTCCATTAGTTTAGACAAATGAGAGTTGGTTGTGAAAACATGTTGGATTGCATCATCTCTATAGAGCTGATTTGACCagttataggaaaaaaatttgaCCTATTCTTAGTAgatctctgtttccttgtgacctCAGTTTGAAGTAGATCTGTATCAAAATGAAGCAGCCTGCCAGAGTCCTTTGGATCATCAGTACCGTCAAGAGATTCTGAAGCTGGAGGATTCGGATGGCAGGAAGAACCGACGAATCTTTACTTACACTGACTCTGACAGATTCACCAACTTGGAGGAGGTATTGTTCTTTTCCCAAGTCCCATAGCTCCCTTAACCTTTGCCTCCCCTAGCTTTCTGGCCCCACTGTGTGTTAAGACAGAAGCCTGTTCAGGGGAGATGGAGACCCTGTCTAGGAGCCACCGTGTGCCGCTGGCAGCCAGGCCAGAGTAGGTGGGCACAGTCCGCAGGTGCTGTGGCTGCAGCTCCCTGCTCCACCTGCTGGAGGGACTTGGGGAGCCAGCAgtgtctctatttttattttgttttatttttaatttttcaccacAATTCAGCAGCTGCTTCTCAATACCCCCAAGACCAAAATAGACAAAGATTGTGTTTGTACAAAGCACAGTTGGGCCAAGAAACTCATCTCAGAAAGGGACTTTTCCCCTCTGTTTAAAGCAAGTTTGAGACTCTGAGTCACAAGAGACCATTTAGCAGGGAGATGGTGGCAGGTCTCCTGCCAAACTCAGCCTTTTGAGTATGGCTGACTGCCAGAGGTACATGGCATCGTGGTGAGATGAGCTTGCAGTGTGGACTTCCCTGTCAAGCCACTTGCCCAAAAGGGTCCTGGAGATCATTTAAAGTGTCCATAGAAATGTGGCAGTATCTCTAATGCTAGACTTGCAGACTGCAAATTGGGAGAAACGGCCACTGGGCTTGACTTCCTCCATGCATCGTGAGATCAGACAGGTGGGTGGAATCTAGAACCATATAGATCAAATTCAACATGGATTCAGCCAAAACTGAATATATATGAGTTTTAAGAGGAAttcagtacagcacagggaatggcTTATGTCCTCATTTTGCCTGTGACGACATGCCCTCGGGGACTTCAGTTTTACCTTTTCTTCAGTCACTGCATGGTGTATTCTTTTCAGTGAGATTTCAGACTCCTTGAGGGAGAGTAGAgcatgtattttctgatttttgtctgTGACCTTGTAGATTTCTGCAAGGAGCAGGTGTTAAGTGAACATTTTTGAAAGGTTGATGCTTTTATTAAGAAAGCTGTGGGTTGGTAGATATAAAGTTTGGGTTGTCTGTTttggtaaagaaaagaaaattacagtgaAGTGTTCATTACCCATGTGCGGATTCTCTACAGAACACTTGTATTACATGTGGCATCTTCCAGCTACCTAGTGAATGTCAACGTCTAGCAGGCAGACTCACCCAACTCTTTGGTGGTATGTGCTTAGAGACTGCAAGCTCATTTTAATATTAGcacaaataaattcatttctgaaGGGTAGGATGCTGCTGAAATCTTAGGGCAAACCAAGGCTTGGTTGGACTCTCCTTTGGGTTGTCCCCTCCATTAGCATGTGTAACTGTGAGGTGGCTGTGCCTCTTAGGGTCGGGCCTCGGGTGAGGTTTCAGAAGGAAGACTTCCCTCCAGGTGCTTGGTCCCATGTGGCCCTGACCAGATGGCTTACACAGGGCTGCcctgttttcccagcactgtCAGAAAATGACCACCGCAGCCAGCGAGATGCCATCCTTCTTGGTCGAGCGAATGGCAAACGTCAGGCGGCGCCGGCAAGACAGGCGAGGGATGTGAGTACCAGCGTGGATGGCGGCTGGGGGGCCTTTGTGGTCCTTCCACGCCAGTGTTCTCGGTCTGCCTACCGACTCAAGTGTCCCATTCTACGGAGGCCCCCACCCTGGTGTGCTCCCCTATGTTCCTCCTTCAGGCTCTTCTTGGGGGGCCAGGGGAGTGACCCTTCCTGTGGTGTCTCCCAGGGAGGGTGGCATCCTTAAGTCCCGAATCGTCACCTGGGAGCCCTCAGAAGAGTTTGTGAGGAACAACCATGTCATCAACACCCCTCTTCAGACAATGTACATCATGGCAGACCTGGGGCCCTATGGAAAGTGAGTGCAGCCCCTCGTGGCCCGGCTCAGACCCtcatccttcctcctttccctgcccGTCACCCCCCTTTACAGTCATCTCAGGTATATGGGAGGgaggcatttttttcttcttttttctctttggaagAAGGTATTTCACCACGATAATTCTCACTACAGCTTCTGTCCTCTCTGACGTGGGCTAGAtacctcttcctctttccctggaGGTGGGACCAGTGATTTTGAACCCTGGTGTGGATTCCCTGGTTTCTAGGCTTGGCTATAAGAAGTATGAACACGTCCTCTGTACTCTGAAGGTGGATAGCAATGGTGTGATCGCAGTAAAACCTGACTTCACTGGCCTCAAAGGACCCTACAGGtgagaagaagaggaaggggacAGTGGACACCAGCACTCCTTTCCTTGTCTTCCCTTCTTGCCCCTGGTTGAGGAGAATCTCAGAAAGCCCTTCGTCTGTTCTAACTCTTAAATTCCTGGCCGGGGGTTCATATTCTCTTCCAGGCCATAGACCCTTAGGACGCTAGGCATCCTGTTCTCAGAAAATGTGCAGCTACACTGATTTGAAAGTGATGACTTCAGCAGTGTAGTTCAGTGAAAATAATTCTCTGCGCTGCTGCACACAGAGACTGACCCAGACGGAGCACGATGGGCTTGGCCAGGGCTTTTCCTCCGGGCTGACCTCTTCTGTCTTAGAGTAACAGAACCGCAACTCGGCTCATCCCCGGGCTGGGTCTGCAGGACCCCATCTCCTGTCATCAGAGTTAGCCCTTTTGTGGCTTCGACTTTACAGAATCGAGACAGAGGGGGAGAAGCCGGAGCTGTGGAAGTACACGATTGACAACGTGTCGTCCCTCGCACAGCCTGAGGAGGAGGAGCGGGAGCAGCGTCTGTTCAAGGACGTAAGAGCTGGTTCGTCCCAAGTACCAGAGAGCGGGGAGTGAGGCCACGTCCAAGGCTGAGGTCTGCAGCTGCGAGGTCTCGCTCTTAACGGCCCCTCCTGACTTAGGAAGCACTGCTGACATCTCACATACCCGCTTTTGATCCTGTTGTAAGATCATCATAATAATGACCATTTACTTGAGCATTTACCATGCTCCGCGCGAGGCCCTTCACATGCTTTAGTTCATTTAGACTGTACCACAGCCCTCTGCGGTGAATACTTTTATTGttaccattttataaatgaggaaatggagactgaGAAGCAGCTAAGCGTTCTGCCCAAGGTCACGTAAGCGCGAGAGCCAGGCTGGTCCCAGACCCGCGGACTCCACACCCTCCGGGCCTCATGGAGACAGAGCTGGCAGCAGCTGGGATGCTCAGGCCTCCGGCTCTTGGTGGCAGTTCCCACTCCTGCTGCTTGCCTCCCTCCCGTTTGGAACTGAACCCCGGTCTGGCTGGGGTCGCCTCTCGAGTGCTGGTTTGGTTTGTCTCCTCAGCTGTATGGCCGCCACAAGGAGTACCTCAGCAGCCTCGTGGGCACCGACTTTGAGACGGTGAGGAGCCCGGCGTCCTGTAGCCCCAGCCCCGCTGGCGGGTGTGTTCAGCTGGAGTGTTCTGACCATCACTGAGTGTTGTCTTCTCCTCAAGGCCCCCAAGACATACTCCTCAGtgtaaaaaggaagtaaaaaataGCATGTGGAGTATAATCCTTGTTACGTTTTAAAAACATTGCATGTTGATCTAGAACTGTTAACCTGTAGAAGAAGGTCCCAAAGGGGACACACACTGTGGGTGACTTTCTCTGGGGAGTGGGCGGGTTGGAAGACGGCAGATGGCTGTTGTGTGATGAGAGGGTTAAATTAGgaatgtttactttttattctctAAACTTAGGTACTTTTGAGTTCTTATCAGTGgcagtgtatttatttattactttataattaattttataaatataggaAGGAAAAATGTCTTCCTTACTCTTCATGTCGCTATTCTTCCTAAGTGCCCCGTAGAGATGGGCTGTCATTTTTGTTTGTCAAATAGTTTggctcttaaaaaacaaaacagaatagtgCGAGTCAGTTATTCTGTGGTCCTACTCTGTGTCTTACTGCAAGAGTTCCATTTCTAGATCTGGAAACAAGGATGAAATTACCCAGtggtctccctctctctctctaacagatgaactttcattattttttacattGCATTAACATCAGATGTGCAGTGTTAAAAAGTTGGATAAGATAGATACACAAGTGATGAGAAAAGGAAACTGCCTAGTTCCTGGACCGCAGCCCTTTACGGGGAGCAGGGCTCTCTAGTTCTCACTATATGGCAAAAGGCAGCTGTGGATGCTTCTCTCAGCTCTTCTCGAAAATACTCATACTTTGTTGCCCTCCCCACCATTCAAATTAGGTCCTTTCCCCACTGTGTTACATGTTTTAGAAATGGAGGGAACAGATCTGTGGAGAAGTGGCTGGTAGGGCGGAGGCATGACAGTCATACACGTGGGTCTGATGTCCAGCTTCAGGTCTCCCAGGGGTTTGCCCACGGGCTGGAGGAGGGGTGCCGGCGCCCTCAGACCTCCTGACCTGTTCccacttctctctgcctcagacCGTCCCCGGTGCCCTGCGGCTCTTTGTAAATGGAGAGGTAGGTAAGTTTCTTACCAGACGGAGATCCCTTGATGCTCGGCCAGGGCAGGATGGAGCTGTGGAGTGAGCCGCCCCGCCCCAGTGGACGCCTTGGGTTGTCCACAGCACTTGGGAGGCTCAGGCGTGAGTCATTCCTGGAGACAGAGTTCCTGGCTCTCGAGGGACTTATTTTTTCAAGTGTGTGGGTCCTTCAGGACTGGGTCGGGTGCTAAGGGTGATAGGAAAATAAGTTGAAACCGTTTCCTGTTTTCTTAGTTTCAGCCCAAGGCTATGAGTATGACAATCTCTACGTGCACTTCTTTGTGGAACTGCCAACTACTAGTAAGTAATGTTCCTAAGTCTCTCTTTTTGTACCCATTCTGACAGTTTTCCAGAGGCATTCAGTCAGGCTCCCTTCCCGACTCCTCCACTAAAATTGTCACTGTTCTTTTCAAGGTCATAGATCACTTCCAAGATATGAATCCTGTGGTGACGTCTGCTTTCACCCTGCTTGTCTCTCAGAAGCATTTGCCACAGCCCACTTTCCTCGCTGGAACCCTCCTCTTGGCTTCTGGCTCCATGCTCCTCCCTTCTCTCATTGGTGGCTCAGAGGCCTCCTTGGCTGTTTCCTCATCTTCTGTTGACCTCAAATTATTAGCGTATCCAAGGCCGGGCCTGACCTTCTGTtactctctccctctccagtcTTTCTAGGTCTTTCTAGGTGGCTTCATCCATCCCATGGCTTCAATACTGCTTGTATGTCTCAGACTCCCAGATTCTCTGTAGCCTTAGCCTCTCCCCTGAACTCTAGACTCCTGTACAATTACTTCTTTGTCATTTCTGCTTAACATGACCAAGAGAACTCATAATTCCTCCTCTTGCCTCAAACCCACCCTCATTGTCTTCCCCCACTTAGCAGAATGGCGTTGTCATCTACGTAGTAGCTGATGCCAGAAGCCTAGGAAGCATCCTTGATTCCTCACTTTCTCTGGCTCCCTGCATCCGGTCACTTTACCACCAGTTCCTGTCAGTTCTGTCTCCAGAAGATGTCCTGAATCATCTATCTTCTCGAGCATCCTGGACCAAGCCACCAAGCATCTCTTGCTTAGACCAAAGCATTTAGTTTCTAACTTACCctcttgcttcctgtcttgctcCGGAGAGGAACAGTTCATTTGCCGCATATATCATTGCCacattgagcatttttcagtTGTCTCTCTTGAACTTAAAACCCCACAGCTTCCCTTCTCACTTAAAGCAGaatccaaactccattccctgaAGGCGCTggcccctgcctctctctcccttacAACATTCTAGTCATGCTTGCTTTCTCTTCTTGAACGTGCCAAGTTCATTCCCACCTGTGGCCTTTTCAGGACCGTTTCTTTTGTCTGAAACCTTTTGTGTCACATCTTTGCATGACTGGTTCTGCTTGAGTTTAGGCTTCAGTCTAAGTGTCCTCTCTGAGTGGTGTCCCTCCCTACCTGGTCTAAATGAGCATCCAAGTCACTCAGTCCCTTCACCCTGTTTCATTTTTAGTTTAGCATTTAGTACCACCTAATCGTCTCTTATTGGTTGGTTTGTTGTCTGCACcacctctcctccacccccagctaGAAGG
This is a stretch of genomic DNA from Camelus bactrianus isolate YW-2024 breed Bactrian camel chromosome 16, ASM4877302v1, whole genome shotgun sequence. It encodes these proteins:
- the MKS1 gene encoding tectonic-like complex member MKS1 isoform X2 yields the protein MAEAAWSTDTGEAVYRSRDPVRNLRLRVHLQRITSSNYLHYQPAAQPGKDLIDLATFRPHPTASGHRPDEDEEEEAVIGWQEKLFSQFEVDLYQNEAACQSPLDHQYRQEILKLEDSDGRKNRRIFTYTDSDRFTNLEEHCQKMTTAASEMPSFLVERMANVRRRRQDRRGMLGYKKYEHVLCTLKVDSNGVIAVKPDFTGLKGPYRIETEGEKPELWKYTIDNVSSLAQPEEEEREQRLFKDLYGRHKEYLSSLVGTDFETTVPGALRLFVNGEVVSAQGYEYDNLYVHFFVELPTTNWSSPVFQQLSGITQTCATKSLGMDKVAYFSYPFTFEASFLHEDESAGALPEWPVLYCEVRSLDFWQRYRVEGYGAVVLPATPGAHTLRVSTWRPLELGTVAELRRFFIGGSLELEDLSYVRIPGTFKGERLSRFGLRTETTGIVTFRLHCLQQSRAFMESSSLRKRMRSVLDRLEGFSQQSSIHNVLEAFRRARRRMQEARESLPQDLVSPSGAMVR
- the MKS1 gene encoding tectonic-like complex member MKS1 isoform X3, coding for MAEAAWSTDTGEAVYRSRDPVRNLRLRVHLQRITSSNYLHYQPAAQPGKDLIDLATFRPHPTASGHRPDEDEEEEAVIGWQEKLFSQFEVDLYQNEAACQSPLDHQYRQEILKLEDSDGRKNRRIFTYTDSDRFTNLEEHCQKMTTAASEMPSFLVERMANVRRRRQDRRGMEGGILKSRIVTWEPSEEFVRNNHVINTPLQTMYIMADLGPYGKLGYKKYEHVLCTLKVDSNGVIAVKPDFTGLKGPYRIETEGEKPELWKYTIDNVSSLAQPEEEEREQRLFKDLYGRHKEYLSSLVGTDFETTVPGALRLFVNGEVVSAQGYEYDNLYVHFFVELPTTNWSSPVFQQLSGITQTCATKSLGMDKVAYFSYPFTFEASFLHEDESAGALPEWPVLYCEVRSLDFWQRYRVEGYGAVVLPATPGAHTLRVSTWRPLELGTVAELRRFFIGGSLELEDLSYVRIPGTFKGLHGVKFPAEEDAECVGPSGGFQPAEFHSQCAGGLPSSPAPHAGGPRKPSPGPSEPLGSHGPLARCSPGLPQNNKMSGSQGHALPPLHLSD
- the MKS1 gene encoding tectonic-like complex member MKS1 isoform X1, with translation MAEAAWSTDTGEAVYRSRDPVRNLRLRVHLQRITSSNYLHYQPAAQPGKDLIDLATFRPHPTASGHRPDEDEEEEAVIGWQEKLFSQFEVDLYQNEAACQSPLDHQYRQEILKLEDSDGRKNRRIFTYTDSDRFTNLEEHCQKMTTAASEMPSFLVERMANVRRRRQDRRGMEGGILKSRIVTWEPSEEFVRNNHVINTPLQTMYIMADLGPYGKLGYKKYEHVLCTLKVDSNGVIAVKPDFTGLKGPYRIETEGEKPELWKYTIDNVSSLAQPEEEEREQRLFKDLYGRHKEYLSSLVGTDFETTVPGALRLFVNGEVVSAQGYEYDNLYVHFFVELPTTNWSSPVFQQLSGITQTCATKSLGMDKVAYFSYPFTFEASFLHEDESAGALPEWPVLYCEVRSLDFWQRYRVEGYGAVVLPATPGAHTLRVSTWRPLELGTVAELRRFFIGGSLELEDLSYVRIPGTFKGERLSRFGLRTETTGIVTFRLHCLQQSRAFMESSSLRKRMRSVLDRLEGFSQQSSIHNVLEAFRRARRRMQEARESLPQDLVSPSGAMVR